The Brasilonema sennae CENA114 genome includes a region encoding these proteins:
- a CDS encoding efflux RND transporter periplasmic adaptor subunit → MKSPEPQTHFEDNRQETKLEEPPRRQRRWLWLLLALLLAGGGFALWRWLAPQNKAPATANAQPPAARVKISTVQAGMIEDSERYLATVESRRSVTLQPRIEGQVSQVFVKYGDSVIAGTPIIQVDARQQQAAVGSVNAAAEVSQSQVENARATLRSLEAERLSKLADLKLNQQDYERYTSLASQGAVSRQISDQYANKLATSRAAVGQIEAQMRAQQATISQAEKSLKEAQANIRQQQVQLQYYKITAPFAGTVGNIPVKVGDFVNTSTQLVTITQNQSLELNISVPVERGTQLRKGTPVEVMDAQGKSIGMSRVFFVAPKATDNSQSLLVKVLYDNSQNQLRTDQIAYARVIWSQRPGVLIPATAVTNLAGETFVYVTVSAPSKPPQGEKPKGNQQGEKPQGNQQAAFQLVARQKRVKLGNITGNNYQVLQGLEPGDRIIVSGLLNLRDGVPVIPES, encoded by the coding sequence ATGAAATCTCCTGAGCCTCAGACTCATTTTGAAGATAACCGTCAAGAAACAAAATTAGAAGAGCCACCCCGCAGACAGCGAAGGTGGCTTTGGTTATTGTTAGCCCTACTACTAGCAGGGGGAGGTTTTGCACTTTGGCGTTGGCTGGCTCCTCAAAACAAAGCACCCGCAACTGCTAACGCTCAACCGCCAGCAGCAAGAGTCAAGATATCTACAGTACAGGCTGGGATGATTGAGGATAGTGAAAGGTACCTTGCTACCGTAGAATCGCGCCGATCAGTGACTCTTCAGCCGAGAATTGAAGGTCAAGTGTCACAAGTCTTTGTCAAATACGGCGATTCAGTGATTGCAGGAACTCCGATTATCCAAGTAGATGCTAGACAGCAACAAGCAGCTGTCGGTAGTGTCAACGCTGCTGCTGAGGTATCTCAGTCACAAGTGGAAAATGCTCGTGCTACCCTCAGATCCTTAGAAGCTGAACGGTTATCTAAACTAGCTGATTTGAAGTTGAATCAGCAAGACTACGAAAGATACACTAGTTTGGCGTCTCAAGGAGCAGTGTCTCGACAGATAAGTGATCAGTATGCCAACAAACTGGCAACTTCCCGTGCTGCTGTCGGTCAAATCGAAGCCCAGATGAGAGCACAGCAAGCTACCATTAGCCAAGCTGAAAAATCTTTAAAGGAAGCACAAGCTAATATTAGACAACAACAAGTCCAACTTCAGTACTACAAAATTACTGCTCCCTTTGCTGGCACAGTTGGAAATATACCCGTAAAAGTTGGTGATTTTGTCAATACTTCTACACAATTAGTTACTATTACTCAAAACCAATCTTTAGAATTGAATATTTCCGTGCCTGTTGAGCGAGGAACTCAACTACGTAAAGGAACACCAGTAGAAGTGATGGATGCACAAGGCAAAAGTATAGGAATGAGCCGTGTATTTTTTGTCGCTCCAAAGGCTACTGACAATAGTCAATCTTTACTTGTTAAAGTGCTATATGACAATTCTCAAAATCAATTACGTACCGATCAGATTGCTTACGCAAGAGTGATCTGGAGTCAGCGCCCAGGGGTCTTGATCCCAGCAACAGCAGTGACTAATTTGGCAGGAGAAACTTTTGTTTATGTAACAGTTTCAGCACCATCAAAACCTCCTCAAGGAGAAAAACCTAAAGGAAATCAACAAGGAGAAAAACCTCAGGGAAATCAACAAGCAGCATTTCAACTAGTAGCTCGGCAAAAACGGGTTAAATTAGGCAACATTACAGGTAACAACTACCAAGTTCTTCAAGGATTAGAACCAGGAGACAGAATCATTGTCTCAGGGCTGCTCAATCTTAGAGATGGCGTTCCCGTTATTCCTGAGTCTTAG
- a CDS encoding efflux RND transporter permease subunit codes for MFVDFFIKRPVFTSVCAILILLVGAVSIPTLPTAQYPEISPVQVTVSANYVGASAEVVENTVTTVLERQINGVEGLKYMTSSSSNNGASTITVTFDASRNKDIAAVDVQNRVSLAEPQLPEPVQRTGVTVSKQSSNILLAIGLYSQKNEFNNVFLSNYADLYIVDALKRISGVSEARIFGERRYAMRLWLDPNRLASRNLTAQDVINALNEQNIQVGAGQIGQQPAPKDQTYQIDLQALSRLKEPSEFEDMILKADQNGTLIKLKDVGRAELGAENYNSFLRFRAKEGVGIGIFPTPGSNALDVAKAVKTEIARLAQDFPPGLDYQIAFDTTLFVEASLSEVFKTLFESIVLVVIVIFLFLQNWRTTLIPVIVIPLTLIGTFAFVKVFGFSINTLTMFGLTLATGLVVDDAIIVVEDITRLMEDEEMSPEQAASAAMSELFGAVIATSLVLMAVFVPVAFFPGSTGQIYRQFALTIAFSVAISTFLALTLTPSLSALLLRPGQKPGGVLGWVFTKFNNLINWTRRKYERTLYGLTRFTAIIVLLFILSLGVTAWLYTRVPQAFLPDEDQGYFITIIQGPEGVSLNYTSKVMSQVEAEILKLPEVVGTFAIGGFGFSGSTANSGAIFTTLKPWDERHEASQSAQGIIKNLAAKFSTITEARILPVNPPAIQGLGSFGGFQFELQDRKGNSGLNTMLQVMGQLLQRGNQTPGLQAVFSTFSANTPQLLIEVDRNKAKALQVNISDIFNTLQSYLGSRYVNDFNYLQRTYRVYVQADTQFRSNPADIGSLYVRSSNTQSSTNNQSSTNSQSSANNQMIPLSNLVKVTANTGAQTINHYNLFRSIEINGAAAPGYSSGQSIQAMQQVAKEVLPAGFGYEWSGVAAEEQQSGGQAPLIFALGLVFVFLVLAAQYENYVDPLIIMLTVPLAILGALSAQSLRGLANDVYCQIGLVMLIGLASKNAILIVEFANQLREQGLSITKAAIQASQERLRPILMTSFAFILGIGPLVFPEGAGAASRKSLGTAVVGGMLVSTLLSLFVVPILYIVIGKIRDRLTRRRHKHPQLQPVEDGRVPTETHR; via the coding sequence ATGTTTGTTGACTTTTTCATCAAGCGACCAGTCTTTACCAGTGTCTGCGCTATTCTTATTTTGCTAGTTGGAGCAGTTAGCATCCCAACACTACCCACGGCACAGTATCCAGAAATCAGCCCAGTGCAAGTTACCGTTTCTGCAAACTACGTCGGTGCTAGTGCTGAAGTCGTAGAAAATACGGTTACGACTGTCTTAGAGCGGCAAATCAACGGGGTCGAGGGCTTGAAGTATATGACTTCGAGTAGCAGTAATAATGGTGCCAGTACGATTACGGTCACATTTGACGCGTCCCGTAATAAGGATATTGCAGCAGTCGATGTGCAAAATCGGGTATCGCTGGCTGAACCGCAGTTGCCAGAACCGGTACAGCGAACTGGGGTTACTGTTAGTAAACAGTCCTCTAATATCCTGTTGGCAATAGGTTTGTACAGTCAGAAAAATGAGTTTAACAACGTATTTTTAAGCAACTACGCTGACCTTTACATAGTAGATGCTCTCAAAAGAATTAGCGGTGTGAGTGAAGCGCGGATTTTTGGTGAACGCCGTTACGCTATGCGTCTGTGGCTCGATCCCAACCGCCTTGCCAGTCGCAACCTCACCGCTCAAGATGTGATTAATGCTCTCAATGAACAAAACATACAGGTAGGTGCTGGGCAAATTGGTCAACAGCCGGCTCCAAAAGACCAAACGTATCAAATAGACTTGCAAGCGCTCAGCAGACTCAAGGAACCGTCTGAATTTGAGGACATGATTCTCAAAGCAGATCAAAATGGCACGCTGATCAAGCTCAAAGATGTCGGTCGAGCAGAACTGGGAGCAGAAAACTATAACTCATTCCTACGGTTTAGAGCCAAAGAGGGTGTGGGTATCGGTATCTTTCCGACTCCAGGAAGTAATGCTTTGGATGTTGCTAAGGCAGTAAAAACCGAAATCGCGCGACTTGCTCAAGACTTTCCCCCAGGACTGGATTACCAGATCGCGTTTGATACGACTTTATTTGTGGAAGCATCCCTTTCCGAAGTATTCAAAACGCTGTTTGAGTCAATTGTCCTTGTAGTTATAGTCATTTTTCTCTTCTTACAGAACTGGCGCACCACTCTGATTCCCGTCATTGTCATTCCCCTAACATTAATTGGCACCTTTGCCTTTGTTAAGGTTTTTGGGTTTTCAATCAACACGTTGACCATGTTTGGTTTAACTTTAGCCACAGGACTAGTTGTTGATGATGCGATTATCGTAGTTGAGGACATCACTCGCCTGATGGAAGATGAGGAAATGTCACCAGAGCAAGCAGCCTCTGCAGCAATGAGTGAACTTTTTGGGGCAGTCATCGCCACTTCCTTGGTGCTAATGGCAGTTTTTGTTCCCGTTGCTTTCTTTCCAGGCTCTACAGGGCAAATTTATCGCCAATTCGCTTTAACAATCGCATTTTCTGTTGCAATTTCAACTTTTCTAGCCCTTACTCTGACTCCTTCCCTTTCAGCTTTGTTACTGCGTCCAGGGCAAAAACCGGGTGGTGTGCTGGGTTGGGTATTTACAAAGTTTAATAACTTAATTAATTGGACGCGCAGAAAATATGAGCGAACTCTCTACGGCTTAACTCGTTTTACAGCAATCATAGTGTTGCTGTTTATTTTGTCTTTAGGGGTAACCGCCTGGCTTTACACCCGCGTGCCTCAGGCTTTTCTTCCCGATGAAGACCAAGGCTATTTCATCACCATTATTCAAGGTCCTGAGGGTGTTTCGCTCAATTACACCAGTAAAGTCATGAGTCAGGTAGAAGCAGAAATTCTTAAACTACCTGAGGTTGTAGGGACTTTCGCTATTGGTGGCTTTGGTTTTAGTGGTAGCACTGCGAACAGTGGTGCAATTTTTACAACACTCAAACCTTGGGACGAGCGCCATGAGGCTAGCCAATCAGCACAGGGAATCATCAAAAATTTGGCAGCCAAGTTCTCAACGATTACAGAAGCAAGAATTTTGCCAGTTAATCCGCCAGCAATTCAAGGTTTAGGCAGTTTTGGTGGTTTCCAATTTGAGCTACAAGATAGAAAAGGCAATAGTGGCTTAAATACCATGCTGCAAGTTATGGGTCAGTTACTCCAACGGGGCAATCAAACACCAGGATTGCAAGCTGTATTTAGCACTTTTTCCGCAAATACCCCTCAGCTTTTAATTGAAGTAGACCGCAACAAAGCTAAGGCGCTGCAAGTCAACATCTCAGATATCTTTAATACCCTACAGAGTTACTTGGGTTCGCGCTACGTCAACGATTTTAATTATCTCCAAAGAACCTACCGAGTGTATGTCCAAGCAGATACTCAGTTTCGCTCAAATCCTGCGGATATTGGTTCATTGTATGTCCGTTCTAGCAACACTCAAAGTTCTACCAATAATCAAAGTTCTACCAATAGTCAAAGTTCTGCCAACAATCAAATGATTCCTTTGAGTAATCTGGTAAAAGTGACTGCAAATACCGGGGCGCAAACAATTAATCACTATAACTTGTTCCGCTCAATTGAAATCAATGGTGCAGCCGCTCCTGGTTATAGCTCAGGGCAATCAATTCAAGCGATGCAGCAAGTGGCAAAGGAGGTTTTACCAGCAGGCTTTGGTTATGAATGGTCCGGAGTTGCTGCGGAAGAACAACAGTCCGGCGGTCAAGCCCCTCTGATTTTCGCCTTAGGACTTGTGTTTGTATTCCTAGTGCTGGCGGCTCAGTATGAAAATTATGTTGACCCTTTGATTATTATGCTCACAGTCCCTCTGGCTATCTTGGGAGCACTGTCGGCACAGTCGTTGCGGGGTCTAGCCAATGATGTTTATTGTCAGATCGGTTTAGTGATGCTGATTGGTTTGGCAAGTAAGAACGCAATTTTGATTGTAGAGTTTGCCAATCAACTACGCGAGCAGGGGCTTTCGATTACCAAAGCAGCCATTCAAGCTTCACAAGAACGCTTACGACCAATTCTCATGACTTCCTTTGCTTTTATTCTGGGTATTGGACCATTAGTTTTTCCAGAAGGAGCTGGGGCAGCTAGTCGAAAATCCCTTGGTACTGCTGTTGTTGGTGGGATGCTTGTCTCGACTTTGTTAAGTCTGTTTGTTGTGCCAATTCTGTATATAGTAATTGGAAAAATTCGCGATCGCCTAACACGACGACGCCACAAACATCCACAGCTACAGCCCGTAGAGGATGGCAGAGTTCCAACTGAAACTCATCGGTAA
- a CDS encoding CopG family transcriptional regulator: protein MAKQTERLEIRITADELKTLELYCQLVDLNKSDVLREYIQSLKKKIKKMNSNV, encoded by the coding sequence ATGGCTAAACAAACGGAAAGGTTAGAGATTCGGATTACAGCAGACGAATTAAAAACACTAGAGCTATATTGTCAGCTAGTTGATTTGAATAAAAGTGATGTGTTGCGAGAATACATTCAGTCCTTGAAAAAGAAAATAAAGAAAATGAACAGCAATGTTTAG
- a CDS encoding RNA-guided endonuclease InsQ/TnpB family protein, giving the protein MYAIKVELKLNNKEQTLMRKHSGYARFVYNYGLALTQGLHSAGVKGSITKQINEIKKVFTNYTKKQPENQWMNELSSKVYQRAFMDLGQAYQRWAKGLSGKPVLKSKKNGDSFTVYDSNGKVLILFGKKIKIPTLGTFRLKEANPCSYCTQTFTISRQADKWYVSFAVDADRIPPTYHPQEAVGIDLGVKCFCTLSDGFQIEAPKPYKRAKTKLAKAQWRNRNKQSGNRRQGIKQSNRAKKFYNSIAKKHARIANQRQDFLHKTTTDISCKFYRIRIEDLNVSGMLANRKLSSAISDLGFYEFRRQLIYKSEFFGTKVELVDRWYPSSKLCSICGNKHDNLKLSDRVYQCQDRSCLAHTITMDRDLNAAYNLLNAPLDFVRLAQPEVTLVDKK; this is encoded by the coding sequence ATGTACGCCATCAAAGTAGAGCTAAAACTAAATAATAAAGAGCAAACTTTGATGCGTAAACATTCTGGTTATGCACGTTTTGTTTATAACTACGGCTTGGCACTGACACAGGGTTTGCACTCTGCTGGAGTAAAAGGAAGTATCACTAAACAGATAAACGAAATAAAGAAAGTATTCACCAACTACACCAAAAAGCAACCAGAAAATCAATGGATGAACGAGCTATCGTCCAAGGTTTATCAACGAGCTTTTATGGATTTAGGACAGGCTTACCAAAGATGGGCTAAAGGGTTATCTGGTAAACCTGTCTTGAAATCGAAGAAGAATGGAGATTCGTTTACTGTTTACGACAGCAATGGCAAGGTTTTAATCTTGTTTGGCAAAAAGATAAAGATTCCGACTTTAGGGACTTTTCGTCTCAAAGAAGCGAACCCGTGTTCGTACTGCACGCAAACTTTTACTATCAGTCGCCAAGCTGATAAATGGTACGTATCTTTTGCAGTAGATGCTGATAGAATACCGCCAACTTATCACCCACAAGAAGCGGTAGGAATTGATTTAGGCGTGAAATGTTTTTGCACCCTCAGTGATGGTTTCCAAATTGAAGCCCCCAAGCCTTATAAAAGAGCGAAAACCAAGCTAGCCAAGGCACAGTGGCGAAATCGAAATAAGCAATCTGGCAACCGTCGCCAAGGAATAAAACAGTCGAATAGAGCAAAGAAGTTTTATAACTCTATTGCCAAGAAACACGCTCGAATCGCCAATCAACGCCAAGATTTTCTGCATAAGACGACAACAGATATAAGCTGTAAGTTTTACCGGATTCGGATAGAAGACCTAAACGTTTCAGGAATGCTGGCTAATAGAAAACTTTCGTCAGCAATTTCTGATTTAGGATTTTACGAATTCCGTCGTCAACTAATCTACAAGTCTGAATTTTTCGGAACCAAGGTAGAGTTAGTTGACAGGTGGTATCCATCGTCAAAACTATGCTCAATCTGCGGGAACAAGCACGATAATCTGAAACTTTCTGACCGAGTTTATCAGTGTCAAGATAGATCGTGCTTGGCTCACACAATAACGATGGATAGGGATTTGAATGCGGCTTATAACTTGTTGAACGCACCATTGGATTTTGTACGGTTGGCTCAACCGGAAGTGACGCTCGTAGACAAGAAGTAG
- a CDS encoding antibiotic biosynthesis monooxygenase family protein has protein sequence MYKFYGADNGMPTIAKNNDVITVIIIFAVEAERQQELIDTIIEFLETTVKHQSGFVSSSIHKSIDGVRVMNYAQWKTLEDYQAFINNSEVQAKAAKLSQFQIHESHIYEVVVSKPDDATLNIAKGGLIHLAEFRVKPENQMRLVELEKEYVGVSLQNPGLLSANFHRSLDGVHNVNYGQWRSLADFEELLKDPKYKPLSEYWQGLAENKFHLYEVVYTQPTD, from the coding sequence ATGTATAAGTTTTATGGAGCAGATAACGGGATGCCCACCATTGCCAAAAACAACGATGTCATTACGGTGATCATTATCTTCGCCGTAGAAGCGGAACGTCAGCAGGAACTCATTGATACTATCATCGAATTTCTTGAAACAACGGTAAAGCACCAGTCCGGTTTTGTTTCATCTAGCATCCACAAAAGTATTGATGGCGTGCGAGTCATGAATTATGCTCAGTGGAAAACGCTGGAAGATTACCAAGCGTTTATCAATAATTCCGAAGTGCAAGCCAAAGCAGCTAAACTTTCCCAGTTCCAGATTCATGAGTCACACATCTACGAGGTGGTTGTCTCTAAACCAGATGACGCTACACTCAATATTGCCAAAGGCGGTTTGATTCACCTCGCAGAATTCCGAGTCAAGCCAGAAAATCAGATGCGCTTAGTGGAATTGGAGAAGGAATATGTAGGAGTAAGTTTGCAAAATCCAGGACTCCTTTCTGCCAACTTCCACCGTTCGCTTGATGGCGTGCATAATGTGAATTACGGACAGTGGCGCAGTTTAGCAGATTTTGAAGAGCTGCTCAAAGATCCAAAGTACAAGCCCTTGAGTGAGTATTGGCAAGGTCTAGCTGAGAACAAGTTTCATCTTTACGAAGTCGTCTACACTCAGCCTACCGATTAA
- a CDS encoding alkene reductase: MTSNINLFTPVQLGRYTLPNRMVMSPMTRLRAIDNIPNSLMATYYTQRATAGLIVTECTMVSPLSLGYMNCPGIYSAQQVDGWRQVTDAVHEKGGRIFLQLWHCGRVSHPSLLGGQLPVAPSALAASGQLHTPVGKVAMETPRALETHEIPEIVEQFRKGAENALTAGFDGVELHGAFGYLIDQFLQDYTNKRTDKYGGSIENRARFLLEVVEAVASVWGANRVGIKLSPSNTFYGMGDSNPQETFGYAINALNRFGLAYLHLMEPNEGDLATRDVMNPVTPYFRKIYKGTLIANGGYDHAKGDSILANGDADLVSFGKLFIANPDLPKRFELDASLNEPDVKTFYAPDEKGYTDYPFLELQPGGLLQ, from the coding sequence GTGACTTCCAATATAAATCTTTTCACTCCTGTTCAACTTGGTCGCTATACCCTACCAAACCGGATGGTGATGTCACCAATGACTCGTTTGCGAGCCATTGACAACATTCCCAACTCATTGATGGCGACTTACTACACGCAACGGGCAACAGCAGGGCTAATTGTTACTGAATGCACAATGGTTTCTCCTTTGAGTTTAGGCTACATGAATTGTCCGGGTATATACTCAGCGCAACAAGTTGATGGATGGCGGCAAGTGACAGATGCCGTACATGAGAAGGGGGGAAGAATTTTCTTGCAATTATGGCACTGTGGCAGGGTTTCTCATCCTTCTTTATTGGGTGGACAATTACCCGTTGCACCTTCTGCTCTTGCGGCTTCAGGGCAACTGCACACCCCAGTCGGAAAAGTAGCAATGGAAACACCCCGTGCTCTAGAAACCCATGAAATTCCTGAAATTGTCGAGCAGTTTCGTAAAGGTGCAGAAAATGCCCTGACTGCGGGATTCGATGGCGTGGAATTACATGGGGCTTTTGGTTACCTAATTGACCAGTTTCTCCAAGATTACACAAACAAACGCACAGATAAATACGGTGGTTCGATAGAAAATCGAGCACGATTTCTGCTGGAAGTCGTGGAAGCAGTTGCTAGTGTGTGGGGTGCAAATCGTGTTGGGATCAAACTTTCCCCTAGCAACACATTCTACGGGATGGGCGACTCGAATCCGCAAGAAACTTTTGGTTATGCAATAAATGCTCTCAATCGCTTTGGATTGGCATATCTCCATCTAATGGAACCGAATGAGGGTGATTTGGCAACCCGTGATGTAATGAACCCAGTAACACCCTACTTCCGTAAAATTTACAAAGGAACTTTAATTGCCAATGGCGGTTACGACCATGCCAAGGGAGATAGTATACTTGCTAATGGTGATGCAGATTTGGTTTCTTTTGGCAAGTTGTTTATCGCTAATCCTGACTTACCAAAACGCTTTGAACTGGATGCTTCTTTAAACGAGCCTGATGTAAAAACATTTTACGCACCAGACGAAAAAGGATACACTGATTACCCATTCTTAGAACTACAACCTGGTGGTCTTTTGCAGTAG
- a CDS encoding PEP-CTERM sorting domain-containing protein, with protein sequence MILRSHTVWLVPIAALLSVAASAVRVVAQTTYSFDAVYDTEVILTPITPEVSQASVSGFNPSAPYGLTNFTSINYSRFDSQTGVFTFVPNAANFGLEDLAVGVDRFFGSGDDQLFGSSNATAAINNANGTLDGSGTITITGGSGRFAGATGVLNFSETEPLDQDPTAPLRGRAILSGFFQVPQKIPEPGTNLALVGVGVTGAGFLLRQRRLRSAKES encoded by the coding sequence ATGATACTTCGCTCACATACTGTATGGCTTGTTCCAATAGCTGCTTTACTTAGTGTTGCAGCCAGTGCTGTACGAGTAGTTGCCCAAACTACATATTCTTTTGATGCTGTTTATGATACAGAGGTGATTCTTACACCCATCACGCCGGAAGTTTCACAAGCATCTGTCTCAGGCTTTAATCCTAGTGCCCCTTATGGTTTGACTAACTTTACAAGCATTAACTACAGTCGATTTGATTCCCAAACTGGTGTTTTCACTTTTGTTCCAAACGCTGCAAACTTTGGTTTAGAAGACTTAGCAGTAGGAGTTGATAGGTTTTTTGGCAGCGGCGATGATCAATTGTTTGGCAGCAGTAACGCTACAGCTGCAATTAACAACGCAAACGGTACATTAGATGGTTCTGGCACCATAACTATCACTGGCGGTTCGGGTAGATTCGCTGGTGCTACTGGTGTACTGAATTTTTCTGAGACTGAACCACTTGATCAAGATCCAACTGCTCCCCTAAGAGGTCGAGCAATTTTAAGTGGCTTTTTCCAAGTACCTCAAAAAATTCCAGAACCGGGAACCAACTTAGCCCTAGTTGGTGTGGGAGTGACTGGAGCCGGTTTCCTGCTGCGTCAACGCCGCCTTCGTTCTGCAAAGGAATCATAA
- a CDS encoding SDR family NAD(P)-dependent oxidoreductase, protein MARNSQQLTQIQSEIEQSGGKALSVTVDGTDPASVKAAFEQVSSQLGAPEVFVYNAGAFQKAGILELTPEQFEFSWKVNCFGAFLAVQQVLPAMVERGRGTILLTGATAAVKGSAKFAALAVGKFGLRALAQSLAREFSPQGIHVAHIIIDGMINTQRVRAMVSEAEEHTLLAPEAFAQRLRSRSVPAGLRRFAQTYWQLYQQDSTAWTLELDLRPAVEKF, encoded by the coding sequence ATGGCAAGAAACTCACAACAGCTGACTCAAATTCAGTCAGAAATTGAACAGTCTGGCGGGAAAGCATTGTCTGTTACGGTTGATGGAACTGACCCTGCATCAGTAAAAGCCGCTTTTGAGCAGGTGTCCTCGCAACTAGGTGCACCTGAAGTCTTTGTCTACAATGCTGGAGCATTTCAGAAGGCTGGTATCCTGGAACTGACACCAGAGCAGTTTGAGTTTTCATGGAAAGTAAATTGTTTTGGAGCTTTTTTAGCAGTACAACAGGTCCTTCCAGCGATGGTTGAGCGAGGTCGCGGTACTATTCTGTTAACGGGAGCAACAGCTGCTGTGAAAGGTTCAGCCAAATTTGCAGCTTTGGCGGTGGGTAAATTTGGGCTACGAGCATTGGCGCAGTCGTTGGCACGGGAGTTTAGTCCTCAAGGAATTCACGTAGCTCATATCATTATTGATGGCATGATTAATACTCAAAGAGTGCGAGCAATGGTATCGGAGGCTGAAGAACATACATTACTGGCACCTGAGGCGTTCGCGCAGCGTCTCCGTTCGCGTAGCGTGCCCGCAGGGCTTAGGAGATTCGCCCAAACATATTGGCAATTGTATCAACAAGATTCAACAGCATGGACTTTGGAACTTGATTTGCGACCTGCTGTAGAAAAATTCTGA